In one Candidatus Saccharimonadales bacterium genomic region, the following are encoded:
- a CDS encoding vitamin B12-dependent ribonucleotide reductase, with product MNNHNQGGNDMALSTALGIRRLFTKAGADPYSLLKWKKVDAGIFNPQTNKAVFEQKEVEFPDNWSLNAINIVSQKYFWGELNTKDRESSLKQLIDRVVDTITRHGLEEGYFADDQEARTFSDELKYILATQRASFNSPVWFNIGTPDRDQQASACFILDVDDNMRSILNWYVEEGLIFKGGSGSGINLSKLRSSYEILRSSGGTASGPVSFMRGADASAGTIKSGGKTRRAAKMVILNVDHPDIEEFIWCKAVEEQKARVLEQAGFDMSVDGKDSFSIQYQNANNSVRVTDDFMAAVEADADWQLKAIKTGKPIRTVKAQKIMRQIAESAWQCADPGMQYDTTINRWHTAPNAGRIDGSNPCSEYMHLSNSACNLASLNLLKFLETDGSFDTESFKHTTEVVFTAQEILVGYSSYPTKKIGENARKYRELGIGYANLGALLMAKGLPYDSDEGRAVAATITALLTGHSYATSAKIARRVGPFAGYNKDKEAMTKVLKMHRDAVGSIDASLVPEDLLSASAAAWDEAVEQGEKHGVRNSQASVLAPTGTIGLMMDCDTTGVEPDLGLAKVKSLVGGGTMHIVNRTVPRALKELGYEQTEIDTIVAYIDEEKTIIGAPHLKDEELEIFACSMGDNAIHYNGHIKMMGAVQPFISGAISKTVNMPEDVSVEDVEQLYIDSWKFGLKAVAIYRDNCKVAQPLKMAKKEPSSQPAEVDVIAAPVATEANHDFIVKGAIRRELPKRRNSRTYEFKVADLKGFFTVGEFEDGTPGELFVTVAKQGSTLAGVMDAFGRAVSYGLQYGVPLRAYAKGMINLSFAPSGITDDEEIQTATSLMDYIFKRLAKDYLNFDDRLELGLASIDDIDNQGQTSLLEVPASPIVKNELKISTGSPEPKAEEPLPVQPRSQFKDTNAPLCINCGNQTQRSGSCYVCTACGSTTGCS from the coding sequence ATAAATAATCATAATCAAGGAGGAAACGACATGGCGCTTAGTACGGCATTGGGTATCAGACGGCTTTTTACCAAGGCAGGAGCAGATCCCTATAGTCTTTTAAAATGGAAAAAAGTTGACGCTGGAATCTTTAACCCCCAAACCAATAAAGCAGTTTTCGAACAAAAAGAAGTAGAGTTTCCGGACAACTGGTCGTTAAATGCGATTAATATTGTTTCGCAAAAATATTTCTGGGGAGAGCTAAATACCAAAGACCGCGAATCATCGCTTAAACAGCTGATTGACCGGGTGGTAGATACCATTACGCGCCACGGGCTGGAGGAGGGTTACTTTGCCGACGACCAAGAAGCCCGTACATTTTCCGACGAGCTTAAATACATATTAGCTACCCAGCGGGCGTCGTTTAACTCGCCGGTTTGGTTTAACATTGGAACCCCGGATAGAGATCAACAGGCCAGCGCCTGTTTTATTCTCGACGTCGACGACAACATGCGATCAATCCTTAACTGGTACGTGGAAGAAGGTTTGATCTTTAAGGGCGGATCCGGTTCCGGTATTAATCTAAGCAAGCTGAGATCCTCTTATGAGATTTTAAGGAGCAGTGGTGGTACCGCGTCCGGTCCGGTTAGTTTTATGCGCGGCGCCGATGCCAGCGCCGGCACCATCAAGAGCGGCGGCAAGACCCGCCGGGCGGCTAAGATGGTGATTTTAAATGTGGACCACCCCGACATTGAGGAGTTTATCTGGTGTAAGGCGGTGGAAGAACAAAAAGCCCGCGTCCTGGAACAAGCTGGCTTTGACATGAGCGTGGACGGCAAAGACTCGTTCTCTATTCAATATCAAAACGCCAATAACTCGGTGCGTGTAACGGATGATTTCATGGCGGCGGTTGAAGCCGATGCTGACTGGCAGCTCAAGGCGATTAAGACCGGTAAACCAATCAGGACCGTCAAAGCCCAAAAAATCATGCGACAAATCGCCGAAAGCGCCTGGCAATGCGCCGACCCGGGAATGCAATACGACACCACCATAAATCGTTGGCATACCGCCCCTAACGCCGGCCGGATTGACGGCTCAAACCCTTGTAGCGAGTATATGCACCTTAGTAATTCCGCATGTAACTTGGCATCCTTAAACCTGCTGAAGTTCTTAGAAACCGACGGGAGTTTCGACACTGAGTCCTTTAAACATACGACGGAAGTGGTCTTCACCGCCCAGGAAATCCTGGTCGGCTACTCATCCTATCCAACTAAGAAGATCGGCGAAAACGCCCGTAAATACCGAGAGCTGGGTATCGGCTACGCTAATTTGGGCGCTTTGTTGATGGCCAAGGGCCTGCCCTATGACAGTGACGAGGGCCGGGCGGTAGCCGCCACTATCACAGCTTTATTAACGGGCCACTCTTACGCGACCAGCGCCAAGATTGCCCGCCGAGTCGGGCCGTTTGCCGGTTACAACAAGGACAAAGAAGCCATGACCAAGGTTCTAAAAATGCACCGTGACGCCGTCGGCAGTATTGACGCTAGCCTGGTGCCCGAGGATTTGTTAAGCGCGTCCGCGGCCGCTTGGGATGAAGCGGTCGAACAAGGCGAGAAGCACGGGGTCAGGAACTCACAAGCCTCGGTATTGGCCCCAACCGGCACGATCGGATTAATGATGGATTGCGACACGACTGGGGTTGAGCCCGACCTGGGACTGGCGAAAGTTAAAAGCTTAGTCGGCGGCGGCACTATGCATATCGTCAATCGAACGGTGCCGCGAGCGCTCAAGGAATTGGGTTATGAACAGACAGAAATTGACACCATCGTGGCCTACATTGACGAGGAGAAGACAATTATTGGCGCCCCTCACTTAAAAGATGAGGAACTGGAGATTTTTGCTTGTTCAATGGGCGATAACGCCATTCACTATAATGGGCATATTAAGATGATGGGGGCGGTTCAACCATTCATTTCCGGCGCTATTTCTAAGACCGTCAATATGCCAGAAGATGTCAGCGTCGAAGACGTCGAGCAACTTTACATTGATTCTTGGAAATTCGGGCTAAAAGCCGTAGCCATTTACCGCGACAACTGTAAGGTTGCCCAACCGCTTAAAATGGCCAAAAAAGAGCCGTCCAGCCAGCCAGCTGAGGTGGACGTGATAGCTGCGCCGGTGGCCACTGAGGCTAACCACGACTTTATCGTCAAGGGAGCTATCAGACGCGAACTGCCCAAACGGCGCAATAGCCGAACCTATGAGTTCAAAGTCGCCGACCTTAAGGGGTTCTTTACGGTTGGAGAGTTTGAAGATGGGACTCCGGGCGAACTGTTCGTTACGGTTGCCAAACAGGGTTCGACCCTGGCCGGAGTGATGGACGCCTTTGGTCGGGCGGTGAGTTACGGACTGCAGTATGGCGTACCGCTCAGAGCTTATGCCAAAGGTATGATAAATCTCAGTTTTGCTCCATCGGGTATCACCGACGACGAAGAAATTCAGACCGCTACGTCGTTAATGGACTACATCTTTAAGCGACTGGCTAAAGACTACTTAAACTTTGACGACCGGTTAGAATTGGGCCTGGCTTCGATCGATGATATCGACAACCAAGGCCAAACCAGCTTGCTAGAAGTACCAGCAAGCCCAATCGTTAAAAACGAGCTAAAGATTTCGACTGGCAGCCCGGAGCCTAAGGCTGAAGAACCGCTGCCGGTCCAACCAAGATCGCAGTTTAAAGATACTAACGCTCCGCTTTGCATCAACTGCGGTAACCAAACCCAGCGTAGTGGCAGTTGCTATGTCTGCACAGCTTGTGGCTCGACCACAGGTTGTAGCTAG
- the ftsZ gene encoding cell division protein FtsZ, whose product MAEVKPAVETFAKIVVLGIGGAGGAALNRMIDEGVRSVDFVAINTDAQALHNNKAQHKIHIGRDTTRGLGAGADPIVGQKAAEESKDDIKAAIEGADMVFITFGGGGGTGSGAAPIVAELTKDLGVLSVGIATKPFAFEGDKRRKNAEVAIESLSRHVDTLITIPNDRLLQTIDRRTPLLEAFKVADEVLRQGVQGISDLITIHGLINLDFADVKAVMSNAGSALMGIGRASGENRALTAAQQAIESPLLEVSIDGARGVLFNVSGGHDMSMHEINEAAEAITAAVDPDANIIFGATLNPDMSDEIAITVIATGFDASYFKRPDEDGGLSYFSDDDEDEAGVGPKRVDTEQDEIDDDIDLNLSSSAKGGRESSFEDEDDKPAPSIWSYSTSDEELDMPTFVRKRKSEDKKAKEKEESGDKKTKRSVFRRKSK is encoded by the coding sequence ATGGCAGAGGTTAAGCCGGCGGTTGAAACGTTTGCGAAAATAGTCGTTTTGGGCATTGGCGGAGCTGGCGGAGCAGCCTTAAACCGGATGATTGACGAAGGCGTCAGAAGCGTTGATTTTGTGGCCATAAATACCGATGCCCAGGCGCTTCACAATAACAAAGCTCAACACAAAATCCACATCGGCCGGGACACGACGAGAGGCTTAGGTGCTGGCGCTGACCCGATCGTCGGCCAGAAGGCCGCGGAAGAATCCAAGGACGATATCAAAGCCGCGATTGAAGGTGCCGACATGGTGTTTATTACATTTGGCGGCGGCGGTGGCACCGGCAGCGGCGCCGCGCCGATCGTAGCCGAACTGACTAAAGACCTGGGCGTGTTATCGGTCGGTATCGCCACTAAACCGTTTGCGTTTGAAGGTGACAAACGGCGCAAAAATGCCGAAGTGGCGATTGAAAGTCTCAGCCGGCATGTGGATACATTAATTACGATTCCAAACGATAGGTTGTTGCAAACTATTGATCGCCGAACGCCGCTGCTGGAAGCTTTCAAAGTCGCCGATGAGGTACTTCGTCAAGGCGTTCAAGGGATATCCGATTTGATAACTATCCATGGGCTGATTAACCTTGACTTTGCTGATGTGAAGGCTGTTATGAGTAATGCCGGCTCGGCCCTGATGGGTATCGGTCGGGCGAGCGGCGAGAACCGCGCCCTAACAGCTGCCCAGCAAGCAATTGAATCGCCGCTGCTGGAAGTTTCAATCGATGGTGCCCGCGGCGTGCTATTTAATGTTTCCGGCGGACACGACATGTCGATGCACGAAATCAACGAAGCGGCCGAAGCCATAACGGCCGCCGTTGATCCTGACGCCAACATTATTTTTGGAGCTACCCTCAATCCCGACATGTCGGATGAAATCGCCATTACTGTAATTGCGACCGGATTTGACGCTTCTTACTTCAAGCGTCCGGACGAAGACGGCGGGCTATCTTACTTTAGTGACGACGATGAGGATGAGGCTGGGGTTGGGCCTAAACGGGTTGATACCGAGCAAGACGAGATTGACGACGATATTGACCTCAATTTAAGCAGCAGCGCTAAGGGAGGCCGCGAGTCGTCGTTTGAAGACGAGGACGACAAACCCGCGCCTAGTATCTGGTCTTACAGCACCAGCGATGAAGAACTGGATATGCCGACTTTCGTTAGAAAACGAAAAAGCGAAGATAAAAAAGCCAAAGAAAAGGAAGAAAGTGGTGATAAAAAGACCAAACGAAGCGTTTTCCGTCGAAAAAGTAAATAA
- the nrdR gene encoding transcriptional regulator NrdR, which translates to MKCPKCQAVEAKVVESRDVSGGEATRRRRECLKCGTRYTTYERIERPNLVVVKRDGNRESFDRSKILAGIDKAAEKTSISAHDRAQIVSKIEKKVYETGEAEVPSTLIGELVMSELAKLDDVAYVRFASVYRHFTSIKGFERELSKMKERAEKVA; encoded by the coding sequence ATGAAGTGCCCCAAGTGTCAGGCGGTAGAGGCCAAGGTTGTCGAGTCGCGCGACGTCAGTGGCGGTGAGGCTACCCGGCGGCGGCGGGAGTGCCTCAAATGCGGCACTCGTTATACCACTTACGAACGCATCGAGCGCCCGAACCTAGTGGTGGTTAAACGCGATGGCAATCGAGAGTCGTTTGATAGATCTAAAATCTTGGCCGGTATCGACAAGGCTGCCGAGAAAACTTCGATCAGTGCCCATGATCGCGCGCAAATCGTCAGCAAAATAGAAAAGAAAGTTTACGAGACCGGCGAAGCCGAGGTCCCATCGACTTTGATCGGCGAGTTGGTAATGAGCGAGCTGGCCAAGCTTGACGATGTTGCCTATGTTCGGTTTGCCAGTGTCTATCGGCACTTTACTTCGATTAAAGGCTTTGAAAGGGAGCTAAGCAAGATGAAAGAACGAGCCGAAAAAGTCGCCTAA
- the ileS gene encoding isoleucine--tRNA ligase gives MKFTHGARRQASVYEKELVKYWKENRIFEESVTQRPIDKQYVFYDGPPFITNVPHSGNLLASIIKDAIPRYQTMKGFRVERVWGWDCHGLPAEVATERKLGIKDKRDVGTKISLEDYIKACRDNMVQTGSLWNDTIDRVGRWVDMEKAYKTMDKEYMESVWWAFKQLYDKGKIYEGVKVLMYCTRDETPLAKAEIAMDNSYQDVTDPSVYVKFKLKNDNSYLLAWTTTPWTLPANTAIVVNKDFDYVEVEVAGDKLILAKDTLERALRDDTNKPVGFKVIREFKGQELVGKSYDPLFEDRGKNAHKVWHADFVHLDEGTGIAHEAPAYGEDDFTLSQQNSVPIVLNTDERGVYTEGDWAGELVWDVNKDIAKTLKERGIVWRIEYITHPYPHCHRCGTKLMYRAHPSWFMDIAGQRQQMLEKNDDIYWFPQHIKKGRFAKTVQSAPDWNLSRDRFWATAMPVWKGTDKDGHELIKVIGSYAELKDLSGVELDDYHRPWIDDVTFTIDQVEYKRIDKVMDSWFEAGSMPFAQFHYPFENVDKFESSFPGDFIAEYIGQVRAWFYYLHAVSVGLFGDNSFKNVVVTGTLAGNDGRKMSKSYGNYVDPNELMDSYSADALRYLLLSSSILNGEDYALVDKDVADIHRKLSMVWNMYDFFTMYAEVDGWQWDGKEIDPGKHINPLDDWALSRLHETMIETEKHMQAYDLPNALKPILPFIDDASNWYVRRSRRRFWKSQNDSDKQTAYSTLHYVLRQLAHLLAPFTPFLAEELYIKLTGKKSVHLNDWPLPGHINQLVLNNMASARQIITQGLAQRAQAGIKVRQPLSKIKVVVDTTLDGDYQAIIKDELNVKQIELSFGKTLSVDLDIKITTDLKEEGVARDLIRAIQELRKTTELAVDDRIKLHVSEPTDSRVLDRHKPIIMAETLTQTMSKTALSNVKKVKINNQQFEISLQKV, from the coding sequence ATGAAATTTACCCACGGTGCTCGCCGACAGGCGTCCGTATACGAAAAAGAGCTAGTTAAGTATTGGAAAGAAAATCGAATATTCGAAGAGTCAGTTACACAGCGTCCGATTGATAAACAATACGTATTTTACGACGGTCCGCCCTTCATAACCAATGTGCCTCACTCTGGCAATTTGTTAGCTAGCATAATTAAAGATGCTATTCCGCGCTATCAGACAATGAAGGGCTTCCGGGTGGAACGGGTATGGGGTTGGGATTGCCATGGCTTACCAGCCGAAGTGGCAACGGAAAGAAAGCTCGGTATAAAGGATAAGCGTGATGTCGGCACAAAAATTTCGCTGGAAGATTATATTAAAGCTTGTCGCGATAATATGGTCCAGACCGGCTCTTTGTGGAATGACACCATTGACCGGGTTGGCCGCTGGGTCGATATGGAAAAGGCCTACAAAACCATGGACAAGGAGTATATGGAGTCGGTGTGGTGGGCGTTTAAACAACTGTACGACAAGGGCAAGATATACGAAGGCGTGAAGGTCTTGATGTACTGTACCAGAGACGAAACACCACTGGCTAAAGCCGAGATTGCCATGGATAATTCTTACCAGGATGTAACCGATCCGAGCGTTTATGTTAAGTTCAAGTTAAAAAACGACAACAGCTATCTACTGGCCTGGACCACCACCCCTTGGACTCTACCAGCCAACACCGCCATAGTCGTCAACAAGGACTTTGATTACGTTGAAGTTGAGGTGGCCGGAGATAAGCTGATCCTGGCCAAAGACACTCTTGAGCGCGCCCTGAGAGACGACACCAACAAACCGGTGGGATTTAAGGTTATTCGAGAGTTTAAGGGCCAAGAGTTAGTTGGTAAATCGTATGATCCACTGTTTGAGGACAGAGGTAAAAACGCCCACAAGGTTTGGCATGCCGATTTTGTCCATCTGGATGAAGGCACCGGTATCGCGCACGAAGCTCCGGCTTATGGCGAGGACGACTTTACCTTAAGTCAGCAAAACTCCGTACCAATCGTGCTTAATACCGATGAGCGCGGCGTCTACACCGAAGGCGATTGGGCCGGGGAACTGGTTTGGGACGTCAATAAAGACATCGCCAAAACGCTTAAAGAACGCGGTATCGTCTGGCGAATAGAATATATAACCCACCCCTATCCGCACTGTCACAGATGTGGCACCAAGTTAATGTACCGGGCCCACCCCAGCTGGTTTATGGACATAGCCGGACAGCGCCAGCAGATGCTGGAAAAAAACGATGACATCTATTGGTTTCCCCAACACATAAAAAAGGGTCGGTTCGCTAAGACGGTTCAAAGTGCGCCGGACTGGAATCTAAGCCGCGATCGTTTCTGGGCTACGGCCATGCCGGTTTGGAAGGGTACTGATAAAGACGGTCATGAACTAATTAAGGTCATCGGTAGCTACGCCGAGCTTAAGGATTTATCGGGTGTCGAACTGGACGACTACCATCGCCCATGGATTGACGATGTCACCTTCACAATCGATCAGGTTGAATATAAACGGATCGATAAAGTAATGGATTCTTGGTTTGAAGCCGGATCCATGCCATTTGCCCAGTTTCATTATCCATTTGAAAACGTTGATAAGTTTGAGAGCAGTTTCCCCGGCGATTTTATCGCCGAGTACATCGGACAAGTACGGGCGTGGTTTTACTACCTGCACGCGGTGTCAGTCGGGCTGTTTGGCGATAATTCCTTCAAAAACGTGGTTGTGACCGGTACGCTGGCTGGCAACGATGGCCGGAAGATGAGCAAGAGCTACGGTAACTATGTCGACCCCAATGAACTGATGGATAGTTACAGCGCAGACGCCTTGAGGTATCTGCTGTTGAGCTCATCGATACTCAACGGCGAGGACTATGCCTTGGTGGATAAAGACGTAGCCGATATCCATCGAAAACTGAGCATGGTCTGGAACATGTATGATTTCTTTACGATGTACGCCGAAGTAGACGGCTGGCAATGGGACGGCAAAGAGATCGATCCGGGTAAGCACATCAACCCGCTCGACGATTGGGCTCTATCGCGACTACACGAGACCATGATCGAGACAGAAAAACATATGCAGGCATATGACTTGCCAAACGCGCTAAAACCGATATTGCCATTTATCGACGACGCCAGCAACTGGTATGTCCGGCGAAGCCGCCGGCGGTTTTGGAAAAGCCAAAACGATAGCGACAAACAGACGGCCTATTCGACGCTACACTACGTGCTTAGACAATTGGCTCATTTGCTGGCGCCCTTCACGCCATTTTTGGCAGAGGAATTATATATAAAACTAACCGGTAAAAAGTCGGTCCATCTAAATGACTGGCCACTACCGGGCCATATCAACCAACTAGTGCTGAACAACATGGCGTCTGCCCGACAGATCATTACCCAGGGACTAGCTCAACGGGCCCAGGCTGGCATAAAGGTCCGACAGCCACTGAGTAAAATAAAAGTTGTAGTTGATACAACGTTGGACGGCGATTATCAAGCTATTATCAAGGATGAATTGAACGTAAAACAAATTGAACTCAGTTTCGGTAAGACGCTAAGCGTGGATTTAGATATAAAAATAACAACAGATTTGAAAGAAGAAGGTGTCGCTAGAGATTTAATCAGGGCGATTCAAGAGCTTAGAAAGACTACCGAATTGGCGGTTGATGATAGGATCAAACTACATGTTAGCGAGCCCACCGACAGCCGGGTGTTGGATCGTCATAAGCCGATAATTATGGCCGAAACACTAACTCAAACAATGTCCAAAACCGCGCTTAGTAATGTCAAAAAAGTAAAAATCAACAATCAGCAATTTGAGATTTCGCTACAAAAGGTTTAG
- the ftsA gene encoding cell division protein FtsA yields MQNSYFVGLDIGSTAVRCIIGQLNEQDVAPTVIGTGVSPNLGVRKGSIVNIQDTVNAIDAAIEQAERMSGYEVRGATINVNGSHIVGMNSKGVVAISSSTREIGQDDISRVEEAATVVQLPANREIIQVFARDYRLDGQEHIKDPIGMTGVRLEVDAHVVTAATPSLRNLEKAMNGAGTQVHFRLLGGLAAAEAVINREQRENGVVVVDYGATTTNLAVFEEGDVQHVAVIPVGSHNLTNDLAIGLRTELEVAEEVKLAHAGRGLRDKSRTVTVELGDDEFTFKRSDVEHIVAARLEETFNLVDKELDKINRSGRLPGGVVLVGGGAKLEGLDEYVRDLLKLPARISKPQGFAGLIDNIDSPEFATAIGLMLYDMHASLGEDFNAGRGTGLRLNLSGLGRGLMGWLRRLKP; encoded by the coding sequence ATGCAGAACAGTTACTTCGTCGGCCTAGACATAGGCTCTACTGCCGTTCGTTGCATAATCGGCCAGCTCAATGAGCAGGACGTGGCGCCGACCGTCATCGGTACCGGTGTTTCCCCTAATTTAGGGGTTAGGAAAGGCTCTATCGTTAACATCCAAGACACGGTTAACGCGATCGATGCCGCGATTGAACAAGCCGAAAGAATGTCTGGTTATGAAGTCAGGGGTGCCACCATCAATGTCAACGGCTCGCACATTGTTGGCATGAACTCAAAAGGCGTGGTAGCTATCAGCTCGAGTACGCGCGAGATCGGCCAGGATGATATCAGTCGAGTGGAAGAAGCGGCGACAGTCGTCCAATTACCAGCTAATCGAGAGATAATTCAAGTTTTTGCCCGAGACTACCGGCTTGACGGTCAGGAACATATCAAAGACCCGATCGGCATGACGGGCGTCAGGCTCGAAGTCGACGCCCACGTAGTCACGGCTGCCACGCCATCTTTGCGTAATTTAGAAAAAGCCATGAATGGAGCCGGCACCCAAGTTCATTTTCGCTTACTAGGGGGATTAGCCGCGGCGGAGGCAGTCATTAACCGCGAGCAGCGAGAAAACGGCGTAGTAGTAGTTGACTACGGCGCGACGACTACCAACTTGGCGGTATTTGAAGAAGGCGACGTCCAGCACGTCGCTGTGATTCCGGTTGGTAGCCATAACTTAACGAACGATTTGGCAATCGGCCTGCGCACGGAGCTTGAAGTAGCGGAAGAAGTCAAGCTGGCTCATGCCGGCCGCGGTCTGCGGGACAAAAGCCGTACCGTCACGGTGGAATTAGGCGATGACGAGTTTACGTTTAAACGGAGCGACGTTGAGCATATCGTCGCGGCTCGTCTGGAAGAAACCTTTAACCTCGTCGATAAAGAATTAGATAAAATAAATCGCTCCGGCCGCTTGCCTGGCGGCGTGGTGCTGGTGGGCGGCGGCGCCAAACTTGAAGGACTGGATGAATACGTGCGAGATTTGTTGAAGCTGCCGGCGAGGATATCCAAACCACAGGGCTTTGCTGGCTTGATTGACAACATTGATTCGCCGGAATTCGCGACCGCCATCGGACTGATGCTGTACGACATGCATGCCAGCTTGGGTGAAGACTTTAACGCCGGCAGAGGAACCGGTCTGCGGCTGAACTTAAGCGGCCTCGGCCGGGGTCTTATGGGCTGGCTGCGACGGCTGAAACCATAG
- the map gene encoding type I methionyl aminopeptidase: MYTRPKSDSEIDSMREGGRMLVTVLELLKRSTTAGVSAKELASVARNELAALGGEPAFLGFESYPDVICISINEEVQHSIPTGRVLNPGDIVNFDFGVKYRGLITDAGRMVGVGPISEAARRLVSGTEEALASAIKNIKAGVEINVLSGAIESVLLRHKLGIVRELVGHGVGHQLHEEPEIPNYQTHAQTPKLSAGMTIAIEPIATLGGEEIVTDDDGWTLVTKDGSWAAQTENTVLVTETGSEILTTL; the protein is encoded by the coding sequence ATGTACACGCGACCCAAATCTGATTCAGAAATTGACAGTATGCGGGAGGGCGGACGGATGCTGGTTACGGTTCTAGAGCTGTTGAAACGATCGACAACAGCCGGTGTCAGTGCTAAAGAACTGGCAAGCGTTGCTAGAAACGAACTGGCGGCGCTCGGGGGCGAACCGGCTTTTTTAGGGTTTGAGAGTTACCCTGATGTAATTTGCATCTCCATAAATGAAGAAGTTCAGCATTCGATTCCGACGGGGCGGGTATTGAATCCGGGCGACATCGTAAACTTTGATTTTGGCGTTAAGTACCGTGGCTTAATCACTGATGCCGGCCGGATGGTTGGTGTTGGGCCAATCAGCGAGGCTGCCCGCCGCTTAGTCAGCGGAACCGAAGAAGCCCTAGCCTCGGCCATAAAAAATATCAAAGCCGGCGTCGAGATTAATGTTCTGTCGGGTGCAATCGAGAGCGTGCTGTTACGGCATAAGCTTGGTATTGTGCGCGAGCTTGTCGGCCACGGAGTCGGCCACCAGCTGCATGAGGAACCGGAGATACCAAACTACCAAACCCACGCCCAAACCCCCAAACTTTCAGCCGGGATGACCATTGCCATCGAACCGATTGCTACGCTGGGCGGCGAGGAAATCGTGACTGACGATGACGGCTGGACCCTGGTTACTAAAGATGGTAGTTGGGCGGCTCAGACGGAAAATACCGTCCTGGTTACTGAAACTGGTTCAGAAATACTAACGACTTTGTAA
- a CDS encoding FtsW/RodA/SpoVE family cell cycle protein: protein MPRVDWLIIGPAVFMVALGLVVLRSIELTARIPIDFNLETQLVAVLLAVTGGVFAYKLKNLWPRLSGGLYLVALLVLGLVLLVGEEAGGARRWIDLGAWQFQPSELAKLSLIIIQAKLLATRKNSLNRPWPLVLSAVYTLVLTGLVLAQPDLGTAALLVLVWLAQLLGSNLSRRTLLLLLGFILLAIPTTYPFLADYQKDRINSFLHPSLDTSGDGYNALQATIAIGSGGLLGKGLDAGTQSQLNFLPSQHTDFIFAVIGEKLGFAGAFLVVVAACLLLLQLAVLTWRAESDFVRLVGIGVVTVLAIQFFINMGMNLGLAPITGVPLPLISAGGTHLVIEGALIGMALGLFRKGQKLYSR, encoded by the coding sequence ATGCCACGGGTTGATTGGCTCATCATTGGACCAGCCGTCTTCATGGTGGCTCTCGGGTTGGTGGTTTTAAGATCGATCGAACTGACGGCCAGAATACCGATTGACTTTAATCTGGAGACTCAGTTAGTGGCCGTATTGCTGGCGGTGACGGGCGGGGTCTTTGCCTATAAGTTAAAAAACCTCTGGCCGAGACTATCGGGCGGGCTGTATCTCGTGGCGCTGCTAGTTTTGGGGCTAGTTTTGCTTGTCGGCGAAGAAGCCGGCGGTGCCCGACGCTGGATAGATCTTGGAGCTTGGCAATTCCAGCCCTCCGAACTAGCCAAGCTGAGTTTAATTATTATCCAAGCCAAACTGTTGGCGACCAGAAAAAACAGCCTAAATCGACCTTGGCCGCTTGTGTTGTCAGCGGTTTACACTTTAGTTTTGACCGGGCTTGTACTGGCCCAGCCGGATTTAGGTACTGCCGCCTTGCTGGTACTCGTCTGGTTGGCGCAGTTACTTGGTAGCAACCTCTCACGGCGTACATTGTTATTACTGTTGGGCTTCATCCTGTTAGCTATACCGACGACTTATCCGTTCTTGGCCGATTATCAAAAGGACCGAATAAATAGCTTTTTGCACCCTTCGCTAGACACCAGCGGGGACGGGTATAACGCGCTTCAGGCGACAATCGCCATCGGTAGCGGCGGCCTGCTAGGCAAGGGCTTAGACGCCGGTACGCAAAGTCAGTTGAATTTTTTACCATCGCAACATACGGACTTCATTTTTGCGGTCATAGGGGAAAAGTTGGGCTTTGCCGGGGCATTTTTGGTGGTCGTGGCCGCTTGTCTGTTATTGTTACAGCTAGCAGTTCTGACTTGGCGGGCAGAATCTGATTTCGTACGATTAGTTGGAATTGGGGTTGTAACGGTGTTGGCCATTCAATTTTTCATTAATATGGGCATGAACCTAGGCTTGGCGCCGATTACTGGTGTGCCGTTGCCGCTGATTAGCGCTGGCGGCACGCACCTTGTGATCGAGGGCGCCTTAATTGGGATGGCTTTGGGTTTGTTTCGAAAAGGCCAAAAGCTTTACAGCCGTTAG